The following DNA comes from Mucilaginibacter jinjuensis.
GAAAATAATAACCACCACATCGCCTTCTTTAAACATATCCTTCATTTGTAGCACACCTGCAACTGCCGAACCTGTAGAGTTACCTACAAAGATACCTTCGCGCAGGGCAACCTCACGGGTCATCAAGGCAGCATCTTTATCGGTTACTTTCTCGAAGTGATCTATAAGGCTGAAATCAACGTTTTGCGGAAGAAAATCTTCGCCAATACCTTCAGTGATATATGGGTAGATCTCGTCCTTATCAAAAATACCGGTCTCTTTATATTTCTTAAATACCGAACCATAAGTATCGATACCCAGAACCTTAATGTTAGGGTTCTTTTCTTTTAAATACTTAGCTGTACCAGAAATGGTACCCCCTGTACCCACACCTGCTACCAGGTGAGTAATTTTACCTTCTGTCTGTTCCCAAATCTCCGGACCGGTTTGCTCGTAATGCGCAGCCGAATTCGACAGGTTATCGTACTGGTTTGGTTTCCAAGAATTAGGCACCTCACGCTCCAAACGTGATGATACAGAATAATAAGAACGTGCATCCTCGGGATCAACGTTGGTTGGGCATACAATAACCTCGGCACCAAAAGCGCGTAAAGCGTCAAATTTTTCTTTCGATTGCTTATCTGTGCTGGTAAAAATACACTTGTAGCCTTTAATTACAGCTGCAATAGCCAAACCCATACCGGTGTTGCCAGATGTACCCTCGATGATGGTGCCCCCGGGTTTCAAACGGCCGTCGCGCTCGGCATCTTCTATCATTTTAAGGGCCATACGGTCCTTAATAGAATTGCCGGGGTTGGTTGTTTCGATCTTAGCCAAAACAGTAGCCGGTATATCCTTTGTAATTTTGTTAAGCTTAACCATCGGCGTATTGCCAATGGTTTCGAGTATATTATTGTACCACATAATTAGTGCAAAGGTGCAAATAGGCATTGAATAATCAATACCTATTTACCTAAAAGTATATTAAAATGATAGACTTAGTATCTTAGAATTTTAAGTGCTTCACAGTAAGCCCGTTGTTGATCAACTGTTTCAATGATTCGATACCGATCTTCAAATGTGTTTCCACATAACTCTCGGTTACTTTCGAGTCACTTTCTGCAGTCTTCACCCCTTCCGGGATCATCGGCTGATCTGATACCAGTAGCAACGCCCCAGTCGGGATCTTATTAGCGAAACCTGTAGTAAATATAGTTGCTGTTTCCATATCTACAGCCATGGCACGCAGGGTTTTCAGATATTTCTTAAATTCTTTATCATGTTCCCAAACGCGGCGGTTGGTGGTATAGCAGGTACCTGTCCAGTAATCCTTACCAAAATCGCGCATGGTGGTTGATATTGCTTTTTGCAATGCGAAAGCTGGTAGCGCAGGCACTTCTGCCGGCAGGTAATCGTTTGATGTACCTTCGCCCCTGATGGCCGCGATTGGCAGGATCAGGTCGCCTACGTTATTCTTCTTTTTCAAACCACCGCATTTACCTAAAAATATAACTGCTTTGGGTTTAATGGCGGTTAGCAGATCCATTACAGTTGCTGCTACCGAGCTTCCCATACCAAAGTTGATGATAGTGATGCCGTTAGCCGTAACGCTTTGCATGGGTTTATCCAGGCCCATAATTGGTGCATCGTTATTCCAGGTAGAGAATAACTGCAGGTACTTTGAAAAATTAGTCAGGATAATGTACTGTCCAAAATCACTCAGCGGGCGGCCGGTATAACGTGGCAACCAATTGGCTACAATTGATTCTTTTGTTTTTAAGCCTGCTTTAACTGGTGATTGAACTTCTTTAACCTGGTTGGTTTGTTCTTCAATTGGATTCTTTTTTGCTTCGATTTCTTCGTTCATATTGCCTCTTTTAACATTGCCTCTCACCATGAGAGGTCTTTTTAACCTACAATGCCCTCTCTTGGGGAGAAGGCCAATTTATCAATAAAGATAAGTTTATTTTGAGTGCCTGTAAGGGCTTGTTTGAAAAGTTAATTTGCGGGAAACACTAACTTTTTATACAACAAACCCCGGTGCTTTTGACACCAGGGCTGCTTGTAATGTTTACAAATATACTAAATATATTCGGTATTTTATCAACCTAAGCTACTTTCAGCTTTTTAAGGTCCGACTTTTCAAACTTCTCGTGTGCGTAATCAAGCGTAACGTTCAGGCGTTTCACATCTTTTTGAGATGGGAACTCAAACATCGCATCAATCATGATAGCCTCACAAATTGAGCGTAAACCACGTGCACCTAACTTAAATTCCATTGCTTTATCAACGATGAAATCAAGCACATCTGTTTCAAACTCCAATTTAACACCTTCGTATTCAAACAATTTTTTGTATTGTTTCAACAGCGAGTTTTTAGGCTCGGTTAAAATATTCTGCAATGCATCACGGTCAAGCGGGTTCAAGTAAGTAAGGATTGGCAAACGACCGATCAACTCAGGAATCAAACCAAAAGATTTTAAATCCTGTGGTGTGATGTACTTGTAAAGGTTTTTCATGTCAACCTCGCCATCGTCGTGCTTTAACTTGTAACCTACTGTTTGGGTACGTAAACGGTTGGCAATCTTACGATCAATACCGTCGAACGCGCCACCGCAAATAAACAGGATGTTGCTGGTATTCACCGTAATCATTTTTTGATCCGGGTGTTTACGGCCACCTTGTGGTGGTACGTTTACCATGGTACCTTCCAGTATCTTCAAAAGCGCTTGTTGCACGCCCTCGCCAGATACATCGCGGGTAATAGAGGCATTATCGCTCTTGCGGGCAATTTTATCAACCTCATCTATATATACTATGCCTTTTTCGGCAGCTGTAACGTCATAATCTGCGGCTTGCAGCAAACGGGTAAGTATACTTTCCACGTCTTCGCCTACATAACCGGCTTCGGTAAGTACGGTAGCATCGCAAATACAAAACGGTACGTTTAATACTTTTGCAATGGTTTTTGCCAGTAAAGTTTTACCTGTACCGGTCTCGCCAACCATAATGATGTTCGATTTTTCAATCTCAACTTCATCTTTTTCTATGCGTTGGTTTAAGCGTTTGTAGTGGTTATAAACCGCTACAGACAATATCTTTTTAGCATCGTCCTGGCCTATTACATACTCATCCAGGTGAGATTTAATCTCGGCCGGTTTAAGCATAGTAGGTGCAGCAGGCGAAGCCTTTACTTTACGTACTTTAAGTTCCTCAGCTAAAATTTCATTGGCCTGGTTAACGCATTTATCACAAATGTGTGCATCAAGCCCCGCTATCAGCATCAGGGAATCCTGTTTACCGGCGCCACAAAATGAACACCTGATTTCCTTGCTGTTCTTATTCATCTGAATTGGTTTTATATCAAAAATAATTAATCCCCGTCACAATCGCAACTTCACGCTATAACAATAACATTAAACTGCAAAAGCAGCTTAATGTTATTAATTATTTTATTTTTTATTTCTCGTGTGCGCCACGTAAAATCTCATCAACCATACCAAATTCTTTTGCTTCTTCAGCAATCATCCAATGGTCGCGGTCTGATGCATCCCAAACTTTTTGGTAAGGTGCACCACTGTGTTTAGAGATAATTTCGTACAACTCAACTTTCAGTTTCTGAATTTCGCGAGCTGTGATCTCGATATCAGAAGCCTGGCCTTGTGCACCACCCAGTGGTTGGTGAATCATTACGCGTGAGTGAGGTAAAGCAGCGCGTTTGCCATCGGCACCGGCACATAATAGTACAGCAGCCATAGAAGCAGCCATGCCTGTACAAATAGTAGCCACATCGTTTGATACAAATTGCATGGTATCATAGATACCTAAACCTGCATAAACCGATCCACCTGGTGAGTTAATGTAGATCTGGATATCGCGTTTAGCATCTGCAGACTGTAAAAACAGTAATTGTGCCTGGATAATGTTGGCAATGTTTTCATAAATGGCATCACCTAAAAAGATGATACGGTCCATCATTAAACGAGAGAAAACGTCCATTTGTGCTACATTCAGTTGACGTTCCTCGATGATGTAAGGAGTCATGTCAACCGGGCGGTGAATAGCGGTAGGCATCATTTTATGCTCAACGCTCGATATAAATTTATCTACAAACAGGCTGTTAATACGGTGGTGTTTAACGGCGTATTTTCTGAACTCGTCTTTATTAATATTATTCATAAATCTGTGATTAAGTAATTACTGTTAATACTGGTAAATATAGTTTTTAGGCCGACAGTTTAATAACCGCCTGCCCATTTTTACATAATTATTAAGCGCTTGTTTGTATTTGTGCCACACAGGCGAAATCGAACAATAAACGCAGCGCTTAAAACTAAGTTTTTTATAAAAAATAAAAGCAACCAGGGGTTACCCTGGTTGCTTTTATGGTGTTATACTATTTTTAAGGTTTGCTTATGCTTCTGCAAGCTCAGAAAACTCTTTAAATGTGATGTCCTTTTTGTTTAAAGTGATAATGCCTTTCAGGTAATCTAACACTTTAATAGCTTTTGCCTCTTCGAACATGCGGTTAGCATTTTCTTTATCCTGTAAAAATTGTACAGTGTATTGTGCTAGTTGCTCTTCAGGAAGCGGTTGCGGGCTATACATGCGGAACTGTGCATCAAGCTGGCGTTTTGCTTGTTCAAAAACTTCTTTGTACTCGATCTTCAAATCATTGTTGGTCACAATTTTATTGGTGATCAAAGTCCATTTTAAGTTTTTAGCAAAATCATCGTAACCACCTGCTAACTCTTCGTCAGTTAATTTTTCGTTGGTTGCTTTTAACCAGCGTTTTAAAAACTCATCAGGCAATTCAAATTTAATTTTCTCGATGCTGTAGTTATAAAGGTCGTTTTGCAGTTTACGATCTGCATCCTGCACCATCATGCTTTCCAGCTCTTCGGTAATCTTAGCTCTGAATTGCTCTTCGGTAGTTACATCAGTACCTTCACCAAATATTTTATCAAAGAACGCCTGATCCAGGTCGCTTTCATCTAAACGGTTAACATTTTTAACAGTTAGGCTGAAGTTAGATTTCAGATCAGCAGCTGCATCTTCTTCGATCTTTAACAGACCGGCAATTTTTGCAGCATCATTGTTATATGCTTTTTGAATATCAAATTCAACAACATCACCTTTCTTTAAACCAATCAGTGATGCTTTAATTTTTTCATCCTGGATTTGCTCGATACGAACAGAAGCAGTTTGTGTAATACCACCTTCAAAAACAGAACCATCTGGTGAAAGCTGCGCTAAATCGCCATAAAGAACGTCACCATCTGCCGATACGTCAGGATTTGTCATCTTTCCATAGCTACGACGCAGGTTTTTGATACGAGAGTCTAACGTTTCGTCATCAACTTTGATAACGTATTGGTCTAACTTATCATCTTTAGAAAATTCAACGCTAAATTCCGGAGCCAAACCTACTTCGTAGTTAAACTCAAATTTGTCATTAAAATCCCAGTTATATTCAACCTTATCATCAACTTTAGGTAATGGCTGGCCCAATACTTCCAGTTTTTCTTCGGTTAAGTAGTTGTTTAATGTATCTGATAACAGGTTATTGATCTCATCAAGCAAAATGCTTTTACCATACATTCTTTTTACGTGAGATGTTGGCACCATACCTGGACGAAATCCTGGAATTTTAGCCTTCTTAGCCTGTTCTTTTATCGCTTTTTCAACACGTGGCTGGTAATCTTCAGGATTAAGGTTAATGGAGATAACAGCATTAAGCTTACCTGTTTTTTCCTGTGAGATGTTCATCTTATTAAAGGAGTTTTGTTTTTTAATTTATCTCTGCTGCCAAATGCAGTCAGTTTTTCGAGGCGCAAAAATAAGGATTTTTTTGGAGAATTCGGACAATTTTGATTTCGGATTTCGCATGTCCGATTTCGGAATTGGTTAACACGTAATAAACAAGAACGTCATTGCGAGGTACGAAGCAATCGCGAACTTTACAGAGCGGCTCTGCATATTGGGGATTGCTTCGTTCCTCGCAATGACGCGTTTGATGATTAATTCCGAAATCGAAAATCCGATATCCGAACTCCCTTAATCAACCTTCGTCAATTTCGAAGCGCCTGATTTTTCATTCTGGATATTAGCCGGGTTGCCTTTATATTTAATATCTGAGGCACCCATTGTGCTAACTTTTAAACTTTTTAGTACGTTAATTTCGCAGTTGCTGGCACCTGTGGTACTCAGGTCGTAATCGCCAACTACAAAATCAAAGGCATGTAACTTGCCGCTGCCGGTGAAGCTACTTTTTGCTGCAGCCGCCTGGCCGGTTAAAAAGAGCTCGTTAGCGCCGCTGCCATCAACAGAGAAATCGGCGGCGTTTAAATTCAGTGTAATTTTGTTACCGCCAGATAGAGACAATCTTAAATTATCAGTATTGATTTTACCGTCGCTATTTAACTCAATTGCACCATCTGCAGATAGTGATTCGAGCCTGCCTACACCGATGTTAATGGTGATGGGGCCTTTAGAACAAAAGTTCTTTTTAGAGTAAATGTGCAATTTGCCGCCGCTTACACCTGTTCTGATATATTTTAACAGGTTATCATCGGCAGTAATTTTAACGCCCATGCTGCTATCCTGTTTAAGTACTACATTAAAAGCACCCTGAATTTCTATGCTTTTAAAATCGCCAAACTTGCGGGTTTCTGTATTTTCATTGCCCGAGCCTTTAATACAATTGTTTCTGCACGCAGAGAGTGTACACAACAAGGCAATGGCCATTATAAATGAAGGGATTACTATTAGCTTTTTCATGATGATTGTTTAGTGTTTAGACCAGTGATTGTGAGCCCAAGTTACACCAAAAATAAAAAAAGCCATCAATTTTTGATGGCTGTGAACATATATAATGAACTTTTTTGCAAGTGTTTTCTTATAAACCGGCTACTTGTTCTGCTTTTGCAAAGCCATCGGAGCTTACTTTACGAACCATGTTGGTGGCTACAAATTTGGTGCTGTTTACTGTGGCAGACTGGTTGTATTTTAAGTTACAATCGTTTACAGTACCTGTTAAGTTGGCAGTAGCCTGATCGTTTACATTGATGTTTGCACTGTAAGCTTCCATTTCAAGGTTAGCGGCTGCGCGGTTGTAAAGGTTAACTTCCAGGTTAATGCTGTTTAATTTGCCGAATGATTTTACTGAAGCATTATCATAAGCGGTGATGCTTTGTAATTCGGCTGCGGTTACCCAAATCACCAATTTTTCTTTTTTGTATGATGCGATGCGTAACACGCCGTTTTGGTTTTGTACAAAAGCATTTTCGCTGTAGTATTTATCGTATACTTTTACATTATCGGTTGTGCCATCTGATACGTATAATTCAACGTTACCGCGAACATCTATTTTGTTGATATGTTTTACATCTGTTAATACGGTGCTGGTGCTGCTGCTATGAGTTGCTGCGAATGTGTTTGTGCTGGTTGCTAATGCTAATGATAACACTGCTGCAATGGTTAAGATTTGAGTTTTCATATTATGTAATGTTTTGATGATCTGTTAATTGTAATAGCCTCTGTGCTAATTACGATAATAAGACGCACCCATTTTTAAAACGTTACAGCCTCCGTTACCCAATAAGGCATCTAATATGTAAACAGGCAGTTTTACCCGGTGAACGGGTTAATTTTATCGGCGAAATCCCCTATAAATAATACACATCGCCGTTGGTTTTTACCTTCCCGGCATCTAATAACAGCCTGATGGCGGCCAGTTTTTCGTTTTGGTGATTACCGTTGAGCGCGGTAATCAGCTGATCGAGGGTTAAGGGTGATGTGGTAAGCTGCTGAATGATCTCTGTAGCGAGGTTTTCGGCTATTTCCTGACGGTTGTTTTGGCGTTTCTCTTGCAGGCATATATCGCAGAGGCTGCATTTGGGCGCATCATACTCATCAAAATAAGCTAACAATAACTGACTGCGGCATTTCTGGGCTTCGGTATAATGAAACACGGCTTCCATTTTATCGCGGTACAGCTGCTTGCGCTCATTAATATAGTTAATGCTGATGAGCATATTAGCACCGGTTTGCCGGGGCTTTAAATAAGTGATCTGTGGTTTATCGGTTTGAGGGAGATAATTGAGCACACCAAAATCCTGCAACTGGTTCAGGTTATCGATGATCATCTGCACCGTGGTACCCGTTCGTTTGGAGATATCGAATTCGCGGATATTAATATAGTGGTCGAATGCACCACCATAAGACCTCAGCAATACCTTAATAAAAGGATCCCATGCCGGGTTTTGGATCTGGAAGTTATACAGCTGCTCATTCATTACCTCGAAACGGAAACGTGATGGCAGAAATACACTCTCGTTAACAGACAGGTATTCATCCTGCTCCAGAAACTTCAAGGCATTTAAAGTTTTGATGGCATCGAGCTTAAACTTGCTGCAAAAATCTTTCAGGTCGAAATCAAAACTCAGCCCCTCGCCTGCACCGTAGGCCAGTTGAAAGTAATTAGCTAGGTAATGGTATACCTGCTTCATTTCTTCGAGGGTTGGGTAACTGGCCTCAAATTTTTTCTCCATCAGCACCTTATCGGCACTATTATATAGGAGTACGGCGTAGGCACGCTTCTCATCCCGACCAGCCCTGCCTGCTTCCTGGTAATACGCTTCCAGGCTCTCGGGCAGATCGCGGTGGATCACAAACCTTACATCCGGCTTATCAATCCCCATTCCGAAAGCATTGGTGGCTACCATTATATTGGTAAGGTTATTTTTCCAGTTGTTCTGTTTGGATGATCTTAGGTCTGACGATAAACCGGCGTGATAATAATCGGCACGTAAACCATTCTGATTTAAAAATTGCGCCAGCTCAAAAGTGTCTTTACGGCTGCGTACATATATAATGCCGCTGCCTTTGGCACCACGGGCAACCTGCAACATCCGGCGGAGTTTATTCTCCTCATATTCTACCAGGTAACTGATATTTTTACGTTCGAAACTTTGCTGAAACGTAACTGCATTTCGCAATTGCAGCTTCTCAATAATATCAATCTTAACATTTACCGTGGCGGTTGCCGTAAGCGCCAGTATAGGTACTTGCGGATGCAGGTTGCGCAGCTCGGCAATATGTAGGTATGACGGACGGAAATCGTAACCCCATTGCGAGATACAATGCGCTTCATCAACCGCAATGAGGTTTACCCTCATATACTTGATACGTTCCTGCACCAACTCAGACAATAAACGCTCGGGTGAGAGGTATAGAAACTTTACATCGCCGTAAATACAATTATCTAATGCCAGATCAATTTCCCGCCTGCTCATGCCTGATACAATAGATATGGCGTTAATCCCTTTAGCACGCAGGTTCTCTACCTGGTCTTTCATCAAGGCAATCAATGGAGAGATCACCAGACAAATACCATCCATCGCCATAGCAGGCACCTGGAAGCAAACCGACTTACCACCACCTGTAGGCAATAAAGCCAGCGCATCCTTGCCATCCAGCACGGCAGAAATAATTTCCTCCTGCAGCGGGCGAAAGTGTTGATGGTTCCAGTATTGCTTTAAAATTTCTTGTATCGTCATTATTGCGGGTGACAAAGCCTGCTAATATCGCAAATTATCGGCTTCTACTTAAATCCTTCCACCAGCCAGCTATAAAACGCAGGGAAATCGCCATTCCATTGTTTCTCGTTATGTTGAGCTCCTTTTATAATAACGGTTGGTGTACTTACTTTGTTGATGCCTTTAGCCTGCATCAGCTCTGCCATCTTTTGCATATCGGCTACCATATCATCGCTTTCAGCATCTCCACATACAAAATAGAAACGGGCCTTGGCATTTACTTTTTGTTTTTGGGCGAAATCATAAATAGGCGGCGCTATCCAGAATGCCGGTGAGAAAATACCCGCCTGTCCGAATACTTCACGATATTTTAATTCGGCATACATAGAGATCAATCCTCCCATCGAGCTGCCTGCAATTGCTGTGTGTCCGGCATCAGTAAGCGTTTTATAATGTTGATCTATATAAGGCTTCAACGTTTTTACCAGAAATTCCACATAAGCATCACCCTGGCCTTTGCCATATTTAGAATCGTAGGGGTTGTATTCACTAATGCGGTAATCGCCGCCATGATCTATACCTATAATAATACACTGGTCTTTTTCGGGCACTTTATCCATCAGTTCATCAACGCCCCATTCGCCGTAACCCGAAGTATAATTATCAAACAGGTTTTGACCATCGTGCATGTAAAGCACCGGGTACTTACGTTTAGTGGTTTCATAATCTTTGGGCAGGTAGATCCATACCCGGCGTTGCCTGCTCAGTTGCGGCATATCAAAATGTTCACTAATAATATGTACCTGTGCTGTGGCTGTGTGCTGTTTCTCTGCTTTAGGGAAGTTATCCTGCCAGGCTGCCGCAGTAATATTAATGGTAGTATCCTTCTTCAAATAAATTTGCCTGTTAGTTAGGCCATTTCCCGTGGCATCGCATTCAACAGTTTCCCAACTGCCGCGGGTTACCTTAAACTCGTATAAGCCAGGTTTTAACCGGGTTGTTAGCCGGTAAGTACCCTCACTTATTTGCTGCAATTTAAAAGCAGTATCTGCCGCCTGCCAACTATTAAAACTGCCTGCCAAATAAAGCTTGCTTTCCGCTCCATTTTTGGCAGCCGGCGCATGCAGGTTAAAGGTGATTTTGGGCTGTGCCGTAATCAAAAAAGTTTGCGCGAAAAGCAAAAACGCGCAGAAAAAATATTTTTTTTTCATTATTAATTGTATGATGAACATTTAATTTACCGGGAACGTTCCCGGTAACGTTTACGTAAAAGTAAAATTGCCAATTGTGTAATTTTGACACCAGTTTTTTTTATAATCCTTATTTAGTTCAAAATAAGCCCGAAAATAAGTCTTTGTTTTAAAAACTTACGCCCCTATCAATATTTCCTTAAAGTTAAAATTAGACAATAAAAAGTATTGATAATTATCTTATATATAAAATTTGCAAATATTAGTTCTTGCTGTAAATTAGTCGCATGCTGTTTTAGCATAAAACAAATAAACCAATTTCGGCCTTCAATAGCCTTAATTTTTAACAGAAAAAAACTAAACTAAATGGGAAAAACCTACTCAAAAAAGTATGTGCTTCTTTTTGCGTTCCTAATGCTTTCTATTATGGCATTTGCGCAATCCGGAAGCATCAGCGGTAAGATTGTTGATGAACACAATCAACCCCTACCCGGTGCAACAGTAACTATTAACGGCACCACCAACGGGGCCGCTGCTGACGCCGACGGTAATTATGTAATTAAAAACATAAAAGCCGGCACATATACTTTAACCGCAAAATTTGTTGGTTACGAAGCCGGAGTAAAAACAGTAACCGTAAACGGCGCCACAACTGCATCGTTCGGTCTGTTACCAAGCACTAAATCATTAAACGAGGTTGTGGTTATCGGTTACGGTACACAAACACGTAAAGAAGTTACAGGCGCTATTTCAACTGTAGGTTCAAAAGACTTCCAGACAGGCACCGTTACCTCGCCCGATCAATTGATACAAGGTAAAGTAGCCGGTGTATCTATTACTACAACCGGTGGTCAGCCAGGTGCTGGTAGCACCATCCGTATCCGCCAGGGTGCATCATTAAACGCCAGCAATGAGCCTTTAATTGTAATTGATGGTGTGCCATTGGCTCCGGGCAGAAACCCTGACGGAACTTCAAGAATTGCCGGTGTTGGTGACCCGATCAGCTTAATTGATCCTAACGATATCGAAAGCTTTACCATCCTTAAGGATGCGGCTTCAACTGCTATCTACGGTTCACGTGCATCAAACGGTGTAATTATCATTACTACCAAAAAAGGCACAAGTGGTACCCCTACTATCAATTTCAGCTCGCAAAACTCAATTGCTACAGCAACACAAAAATTAGACCTGCTATCCGGCGATCAGATCAGAGCTTATGTAAATGCTAATGGTAATGCCGCCGCTAAAGCGCTTTTAGGTACTGCCAATACTAACTGGCAGGATGAAATTTATCAAAATGCATTTGCAAGTAATGATAACCTGAGCATTTCTGGTTCAACCAAACACATGCCTTACCGCGTTTCTGTTGGTTACCTTAGCCAGGATGGTATTTTAAAAACCGACCATATCGACCGTACTTCTGGTGCTGTTAGATTAAGCCCACGCTTTTTTAACGATGACCTTAAAATTGATGTAAACTTAAACGGTACTTACCAGGATAGCCGCTTTGCTAATCAGGATGCTATCGGCGCTGCCGTAGCTTTCGATCCAACTCAACCCGTTTATAATTCAAAATCAAAATATAACGGTTATACCGAGTTTTATGATGCCAACAACCTGTTAAATCCTAACGCCCCGCGTAACCCGGTTGGTTTATTAGAGGATAAACACAATGATGGCGACGCTTACAGAACTTACGGTAACGTTACCGCCGATTATCGTTTTCACTTTTTACCGCAATTACATGCTAACGTTAACTTAGGTTATGATTTGGCTAAAGGCGGCGGCAGTACTTACGTACCTGCAAATGCAGCACAATCTTTTAGCAACGGTAACCCAAATAACCTTTTCAATACAGGCGGTTTGAGTTCAGAATATCATCAAAAAACCTATAACTCGGTTTTTGAAGGTTATTTAAACTACAACAACACCTTTAAAGATATTAAGAGTAATATTAACGCTACAGCAGGTTATGGTTATTACGATTTCCGTACCGTTAACCGCAACTTTGCAAGCTATACAGCAGCCGGAGTTCTTGTAGATGGTTCTACCCCTACTTACCCTTACGGCGAAAACCGCTATACTTTAGAATCGTACTATGGCCGTTTAATTTACACTTACAATAGCAAATATATTTTAGCAGGATCTATCCGTACAGATGGTTCATCAAGATTTTCTCCCGAAAACCGTTGGGGTGTATTCCCTTCTGCAGCATTTACCTGGCGCATGAGCGACGAAGACTTTTTGAAAGGTTCAAAAACTTTGTCTGACTTGAAAATGCGCTTAAGCTATGGTGTAACCGGCCAGCAAGACGGTATTGATTATTATCGTTATATCCCATCTTATTACCTGAGTGATAACACTTCTAAATATCAATTTGGCAATGGTGGAAATAGCCTTTATAACATGTATACACCAAATGCTTATGATACCAGCTTAAAATGGGAACAAACAACTGCTTATAACGCCGGTTTTGATTACGGTTTCTTAAACCAGCGCATTAGCGGTAGCATTGATTTTTACTACAAGAAAACTAAAGATCTGCTTTCGCAGGTATACTTGCCGGTTGGTACCAACTTTACCAACTTAATTACAACCAACGTTGGTAACACCGAAACAAAAGGTGTTGAGTTTACCATTAATGCTATCCCTGTTAAAACCAAAGATTTTACCTGGAGCTTTAACTATAACGTAGCTTATAACAACAATAAAATTACCAACCTTAGCTTAGTACCGGGTGTACAAAATGTAACAATAGCTACCGGTTCTATTTCGGGTGCTACAGGCACTACCGTGCAAGAGCATGCTGTTGGTTATGCACCATACTCGTTCTATGTTTACAAACAAGTATATGGCGCTAACGGCAAACCACTTGAAGGTGTTTACGCCGATTTAAATGGCGATGGTATTATTAATGATAGCGACCGTTATTTATACAAAAGCCCTGCCCCTAAAGTTACTATGGGCTTCTCAACCGAGTTCGATTATAAAAAATGGAGCTTGAGCACTGTATTACGTGCCAGTTTGGGCAACTACGTATATAACAATACA
Coding sequences within:
- a CDS encoding pyridoxal-phosphate dependent enzyme; amino-acid sequence: MWYNNILETIGNTPMVKLNKITKDIPATVLAKIETTNPGNSIKDRMALKMIEDAERDGRLKPGGTIIEGTSGNTGMGLAIAAVIKGYKCIFTSTDKQSKEKFDALRAFGAEVIVCPTNVDPEDARSYYSVSSRLEREVPNSWKPNQYDNLSNSAAHYEQTGPEIWEQTEGKITHLVAGVGTGGTISGTAKYLKEKNPNIKVLGIDTYGSVFKKYKETGIFDKDEIYPYITEGIGEDFLPQNVDFSLIDHFEKVTDKDAALMTREVALREGIFVGNSTGSAVAGVLQMKDMFKEGDVVVIIFPDHGTRYLGKMYNEDWLRERGFLKDEKLTARDIIKKKETSEIVTIDSEKTVLEAINTIKTLNISQIPVTQQGMVIGKITESDILDALLENGALKSAPVKTITTTPFPFVDLNTSIDKISSMINRENIAVLVEDDHGKIEIITQYDIINAMAG
- a CDS encoding AMP nucleosidase encodes the protein MNEEIEAKKNPIEEQTNQVKEVQSPVKAGLKTKESIVANWLPRYTGRPLSDFGQYIILTNFSKYLQLFSTWNNDAPIMGLDKPMQSVTANGITIINFGMGSSVAATVMDLLTAIKPKAVIFLGKCGGLKKKNNVGDLILPIAAIRGEGTSNDYLPAEVPALPAFALQKAISTTMRDFGKDYWTGTCYTTNRRVWEHDKEFKKYLKTLRAMAVDMETATIFTTGFANKIPTGALLLVSDQPMIPEGVKTAESDSKVTESYVETHLKIGIESLKQLINNGLTVKHLKF
- the clpX gene encoding ATP-dependent Clp protease ATP-binding subunit ClpX; protein product: MNKNSKEIRCSFCGAGKQDSLMLIAGLDAHICDKCVNQANEILAEELKVRKVKASPAAPTMLKPAEIKSHLDEYVIGQDDAKKILSVAVYNHYKRLNQRIEKDEVEIEKSNIIMVGETGTGKTLLAKTIAKVLNVPFCICDATVLTEAGYVGEDVESILTRLLQAADYDVTAAEKGIVYIDEVDKIARKSDNASITRDVSGEGVQQALLKILEGTMVNVPPQGGRKHPDQKMITVNTSNILFICGGAFDGIDRKIANRLRTQTVGYKLKHDDGEVDMKNLYKYITPQDLKSFGLIPELIGRLPILTYLNPLDRDALQNILTEPKNSLLKQYKKLFEYEGVKLEFETDVLDFIVDKAMEFKLGARGLRSICEAIMIDAMFEFPSQKDVKRLNVTLDYAHEKFEKSDLKKLKVA
- the clpP gene encoding ATP-dependent Clp endopeptidase proteolytic subunit ClpP, coding for MNNINKDEFRKYAVKHHRINSLFVDKFISSVEHKMMPTAIHRPVDMTPYIIEERQLNVAQMDVFSRLMMDRIIFLGDAIYENIANIIQAQLLFLQSADAKRDIQIYINSPGGSVYAGLGIYDTMQFVSNDVATICTGMAASMAAVLLCAGADGKRAALPHSRVMIHQPLGGAQGQASDIEITAREIQKLKVELYEIISKHSGAPYQKVWDASDRDHWMIAEEAKEFGMVDEILRGAHEK
- the tig gene encoding trigger factor, translated to MNISQEKTGKLNAVISINLNPEDYQPRVEKAIKEQAKKAKIPGFRPGMVPTSHVKRMYGKSILLDEINNLLSDTLNNYLTEEKLEVLGQPLPKVDDKVEYNWDFNDKFEFNYEVGLAPEFSVEFSKDDKLDQYVIKVDDETLDSRIKNLRRSYGKMTNPDVSADGDVLYGDLAQLSPDGSVFEGGITQTASVRIEQIQDEKIKASLIGLKKGDVVEFDIQKAYNNDAAKIAGLLKIEEDAAADLKSNFSLTVKNVNRLDESDLDQAFFDKIFGEGTDVTTEEQFRAKITEELESMMVQDADRKLQNDLYNYSIEKIKFELPDEFLKRWLKATNEKLTDEELAGGYDDFAKNLKWTLITNKIVTNNDLKIEYKEVFEQAKRQLDAQFRMYSPQPLPEEQLAQYTVQFLQDKENANRMFEEAKAIKVLDYLKGIITLNKKDITFKEFSELAEA